ATGATAAGAGGAAAAATTCCGTGTTTAAACAAGGAAATTTTCCTATTAATAAACTGTTATGTGTACGGCTACATGAGGACAATATGTAGATGATATATCTTGAACATGAAGGTACCCAAATCGCTAGTCTCGAGATATTCAGGTCTGAACAGCCGTGGCACTACTGCGAGTTTTCACCTTGCGGAATTTTTAGCGTACATGAGGAGTTCTTTAAAGAGCTCCAAGAAGAATATCGAAACAATAATGGTGAAAATTGGGAAGAACATTTTGGCAAGCTTGTGGTAAACAACTATAGACTGGTTTCTGGCAATAGGGTGTCTGTACGATTTACCCTTTTATTTGAAGAAGATTACGTGAGATTGCGAGCACATTTTGAAAAAAAACACATAATCGGGTAGCCGGAGGTATCTAGCCTCCAGCCCCCACAACACCCTGCATGCGGCTCCGCACAGGGCGTTTCACTTAGAATGGTGAAGCTTTATCCATCCATCTCGTAGCGCAAATAGATCTTGGGATTTCAAGTAAGCATTCGATAATGCCTGCTGTATCCCCGGTGTTTTTGAGCTCCTCCATGGGCCTTTACTGGTGATACCACACGCCACTGCGGCTTGAACATGTACCCCTCGGCGCATCAGGTTCCTCACTTTGGTTCTAGGCTTACGCCATTGTCGCCAATAGGCCATTCGTACTCTGCGCCTTATCCAGTGATCTAGATCGACACACAGTTGATAGCAATTAGCGATACCAAAGTAGTTTATCCAGCCTCGGAGGTATTGACTCACTTTAGCGAGTTGATAAGTCATCGAGACGCCCCAGTTCCGGTTGGTAAGGCGCTTTAGCTGTTGTTTAAAACGGAGTAGCGTTTTTGCGTGAATTTGTAGCCGTCCCGCTTTGAAGGTAAATCCTAAGAACTTACTCTTCGCCGTTTTAACTACAGGCACGGCTCTTTTACGAGAAGCATTAGCTCGAGTTGGTAGACCATGCAGACTATATACTTTTCAGGAAAATCGAGCAGCGAGACAATTTTATGAAAAGCAAGGGTTTGGAGCGATTGAATTTAGAGATGGCTCGGCGAACGAAGAGAGCGTTCCCGATGTTTTATATGAACTTGTTTAGGACGGTACACATCAAATAAAAAGGGCTCCACAAGGAGCCCTTTGGTTAGTTATCGATTGAGCTTATACATCGAAGCGATCGGCATTCATTACTTTAGTCCAAGCAGCAATAAAGTCTTTGGCGAACCTTTCTTTATTGTCGTCTTGAGCATAAAACTCGGCATAAGAACGCAGTACTGAGTTAGAACCGAACACCAAATCAACCCGTGTTGCTGTCCATTTAACTTCTCCACTAACACGCTCACAAATATCGTAAGAGTTTCTGCCCGTTGGCTTCCAGGTGTTAGCCATATCGGTAAGGTTTACAAAGAAATCATTACTTAGTGTGCCAACCTTGTCGGTAAACACTCCCGCTTCAGAACCCGCATAATTGGTGCCTAATACTCGCAAACCACCAATTAGCACGGTCATTTCTGGCGCACTTAAGCCCATTAACTGAGCGCGGTCGAGCAGTAACTCTTCTGCGGTAACCACATAATGCTTCGGCAAGTAGTTACGAAAACCGTCTGCTTGTGGCTCCAATACTTCAAAAGACTCCACATCGGTCATCTCTTGGCTAGCGTCACCGCGGCCAGCCGTAAACGGTACAGCCAAGTTTAAACCGGCTGCTTTAACGGCTTGTTCAACACCCACATTACCAGCAAGTACAATTACATCGGCAAGGCTTGCACCTGTATCTGTAGCAATTGCTTCCAATACACTTAATACTTTAGCCAGTTTTTCTGGCTCGTTAGCCTGCCAATCCTTTTGCGGAGCTAGGCGGATCCGCGCGCCATTTGCTCCACCACGTTTATCAGAGCCACGATACGTGCGGGCGCTATCCCAAGCGGTAGCCACCAATTCAGCTACGCTTAGGCCGCTAGCAGCAATGCGTAGTTTTACTGCATCTACATCATAAGATGTTGAACCTGCAGGAATAGGATCTTGCCAAATAAGATCTTCGGCTGGAATATCTGGCCCGACATAAACAGACTTAGGCCCCATGTCGCGATGGGTTAATTTGAACCAAGCTCGTGCAAAGGTTTTAGAGAAGTACTCTGGGTCATTCTTAAAACGCTCAGAAATCTTGCGATACTCTGGGTCTACTTTAAGTGCCATATCCGCGTCGGTCATTACTGGGTTATAACGAACACTAGGATCTTCAACATCGGTAGGTTTGTCTTGCTCTTTAATATCTACAGGTTCCCATTGAACCGCTCCTGCAGGGCTTTTTGATAGCTGCCATTCATAACCAAACAGCAACTCAAAATAGCCGTTATCCCATTGGGTTGGATGGGTAGTCCAAGCACCTTCAATACCGCTAGTAACGGTATCTCTGCCGATGCCACGCTTGCTATGGTTATTCCAGCCTAAGCCTTGTTCTTCAATGCCCGCGCCTTCTGGCTCTGCACCCAACAAAGAAGCATCGCCGTTACCGTGACACTTACCTACGGTATGACCACCAGCAGTTAAGGCAACAGTTTCTTCGTCGTTCATCGCCATACGTGCAAAGGTAGTACGCATATCTTGCGCGGTTTTAAGTGGGTCTGGCTTACCATCTACGCCTTCTGGGTTTACGTAGATCAAACCCATCATTACTGCAGCCAATGGGTTTTCCAAATCACGTTCACCGGAGTAACGAGACCCTTCTCCGCCACTTTCTGCTAGCCATTCTTTTTCAGCACCCCAATAAATGTCTTTTTCTGGGTGCCAAACATCTTCGCGTCCAAAAGCAAAACCAAAGGTTTCTAAACCCATTGATTCATAAGCCATATTACCAGCTAGCAGCATTAAATCGGCCCAGCTAAGTTTGTTGCCGTATTTCTTCTTGATTGGCCATAATAGGCGACGCGCCTTATCTAAATTGGCATTATCTGGCCAAGAATTTAACGGTGCAAAACGCTGGCTACCACTAGCACCGCCCCCGCGGCCATCTGCCACACGATAGGTACCAGCCGAGTGCCAAGCCATACGAATCATCAAACCACCATAATGCCCCCAATCAGCTGGCCACCAGTCTTGACTGTCGGTCATTAAGGCTTTTAAGTCTTTTTTTAAGGCTTCTACATCAAGGGTTTTGAGCGCTTCGCGATAACTAAACGCCTCACCAAAAGGGTTGGTTTTAGTATCATGCTGATGAAGAATATCTAGGTTCAGTGACTTGGGCCACCAATTCATATTTGCTGCTTGGGGGGTGGTTGCTCCGCCATGCATCACAGGGCATTTACCACCAGAGCCATTATCATTCTCTTTCATAGTCACTCCTTAAATATCACGTTTATATTGTTTTTATATCGGCTGTAAGAGCAGCCTTAGACTAATTTCCAACTCGAAATTAAGCGTATAGCCATATCGTTGAGCAAGCCAATTTGTATAACCTATCGCAGCGATAAGCGACGATAACCTTATAAAAATAATGGTTAATTAGAGTTTTAACTTAAAGTAAGTAGGAAGGGCCAAGAGCTTTACAAATCTTTACTTTGTGGAGAGGCTGCAAGTGATAGGAAACAAGATTCATTAGGCGAAACATAAGTGACAATAGAAAATACTATTTAGCAAGGAAAACTATCTCAAGGCTTAGCAAAAAAGCTAACATGGCTGCAACTTTGGGTGTTGCGCCCATCAACATAGCCAAACCAGCTGCGACAGCGGAGTACATGCAAATAGCCAAAGGAGAGGTTTAACAGCCATTGCCAAATCTAAAAACTCAATTTGTCTTACTTAAAGGTCTTAAGCATTGGCAAAAAAATGGTTTTCCTGTTTTATCAAACCATCAACAAATAAAGTGAAACCTTTGATGTTAAACCTTATAACTATTAACCATGCTTCTTAATTGGGTAGCTAATGCCACTACTCGGTCGGCTATCACGCTATCTTCTCCAGCGTCTTTGGCGGTCAACTCAGCGATATCTTGAATATTAGTCACATGCACATTTACTTCACTAACCGCTTGATTTTGTTGATCTGCAGACAGTGCCATTTGCGAGTTTAGTTCCGCTATTTCTGCACTATGGCTGGCAATATTATCTAAGGTATCGCACAACTCGTTAATGTGAACTTCTGAATCATGCGCTGAACGATTAGCTTCGCTCATCACATCAACCACTCTATTTTTTTGAACATTCAACTGTTCATTAATCGCTTTAATTTCGTCGGTAGACTGACGGGTTCGACTTGCTAACGAACGCACTTCGTCCGCTACCACTGCAAATCCCCTGCCTTGCTCCCCGGCTCGCGCTGCTTCAATGGCTGCATTTAACGCCAACAAATTGGTTTGTTCGGCAATAGCCGAAATAGTATCAACCATCAGGTTTACTTTTTCGCTTCGCTCACCCAGCTCTACCAAACTTTGGTTAGCCTGATTAACAATACCAACCAAGGCTTGCATGTGGGTCATAATTTGTTGGGCTTTATTAGCACCAGATTCGACTTCCAAGTTGGCTCCTTGGGTTCGCTCTGTGGTGTAATTAGCATTTTGCTTAACCTCATTAGAGGAGGCTTCAATCTCCAATAAAGTTGCAGCGACCGAATCGGTCCCTGATTTAAGATTAACCACCGACTTTTCGGTTGACTCAGCAACACTTTTTACTCGCTCTGCCGCATGATGCAACTCTTCACTGCTACTAGATATTTGCACCAGATTATTTTTAAATGATGTGATTAAACTTTGAATAGAGGCATACACGCCACCAATTTCATCATGCTTTTGGTCTGAGAAATCGACACTTAAATCTGAGTGAGTAGCAGCCTCTAGCAGGCGACTTCGCAACAGGTTTAAACGTTTTGCCACTGCGCCACGGAATATAAGCCCAAGCATTAACATGCCAACGAAAAACACAACAGCTAACAATCCAGCCTGTTTAAACAACGCACTATTAATCGCTTGTTGCGCATTAGCTAAGGAAAACTCCACTTGAATAACCGCAGCAACCTCTCCTTCTTTGCTGGTAACGTGACAAGATAAACAATCTATTCCGCCGTGGTCAGTACTCATAAATACTGGTTGTAGTGCTCTTATAATTGGCTGGTCGTTAACACTCGTCGCTATTGAAAAGCGCTCACCATTAAAGGCCTGCTGCTGTATATCAGTTAAAGTCGGCAATGGCTCATTGGGATGAAACATGCTTTGAATAGCTGGTGCGGGGATTAAGCGGATATCAATGATATTATCTTGGCTTAACATCTTCTTATGAAGCAGTTGCTTATTTGCCATTGCGCCCGATAACATTAGGGTATTTAAGGCTTCGAAATAACTATCGCTTAAGGATGTAATCTGTTGATTAGCCATATTTCGAACCAATGCCTGTTCGTGGCGGTAAGTGAAACTAAGGGTAATAATCAACAGTGATATGCCAACAATAACCATAGTGATATATAGTTTTGTAGCAATCGACCAACGATGAAAAATCGCCTGCATAGATATCTCCATATCGCAGATGTGAATCCATTCAAAACCTCTATTTAACAATAGTTTAAAAATGTCGAAAATAAACTGACAATATTAATTAAATAATACCGGCGAGGCTCTCTCGTTGATTAGAATTCTACAAGGAGTTTGTCTAAGTCATCGACTGACTCATTCTAATGGACTGCTCTTGGTCTTTCCAAAGCAATAGACGAAGGACTAGAACTGCATAGTTTCAAGTCAAAGGTGATTATCAGCACCGCTAAAAGCTGTGGTTAACTTCAAGTAAACAGCGGCACAATAAGCGGACAAAGCATTGCACTAAAAGTGGCACTGAGCACTAAAGCTAAGGCGCCATAAGCACCTTGCTGATGCCCCTCTTCAGCAATGCGAGCAGTCCCCAAAGCGTGACAGGCCGTACCCATGGCAATACCTTGTGCTTTGCTTGAATGCACACCACATAATTTAAGTACCGGTATCCCAACCACCGCACCCACTAAGCCAGTTATCAGTACAGCAATAGCTGTTAATGCAGGCTCCCCAGCCACTTGTTCACTAATTAGCACCGCAATAGGCGTAGTGACTGATTTAGGCGCTAAAGACGCCGCGATTTCAGGCGATGCCCCAACCACCAGCGCCAAGCCAACTGTAGTAGCAATAGCCACAACAGCCGCAACAACAATAGTAATAGCAATACGTGGTAGTTCTGCTTTTATATCGTATAACTGCTTATATAAAGGAACCCCTAAGGCAACCACTGCGGGCTCTAGTAGCTTACTTAGCCACCCACTATATTGATTGTAATCGTCAAAAGAGATGTCTAATGCCAACAAACTAACCACCAATATGCTCAGGGTAATTAGAACGGGATTAAGCCAGGTAACCGAAAAACGTTGTTGCAGATGTTTTGCAGCAATGAACAATCCAATGGTTAGCGGCAGGTAAAGAAAATTCACCATTATTTTGCCTCCCCGTCTACGGATTGTGGCTGAGTAGCCTTAAGCTCATGCTTGTGCTCCCAGTGTTGGTAAGCTTTGCCAACCACTACCAGTAAAATCAGAGTCGCCAATGCACAAGTAAGCAACATTGCAGGCAAAGCCTGTAATAAAGTTTCAATATGCTCTACTAAGCCAATACTAATAGGTACAAACAAAAGTGACATCCAGCGGACAAATTGATTAGCAGTTCGCTCTACCCAAGCCAGTTTAATCCAGCGAAACTGTAAGGCTATAGTTAACAGAAGCATACCCACAATACTTGCAGGGAGAAGGTTTCCGCTAATTTCACTTAACCAACGACCAGCCCACAACGCAGCGTAAATCACCGCTAATCCAGAGGCCATTTCTAGAACAACTGATTTCTGAAACTTTCTCATAACTCTTGTCGACTTTTGTTATTCAATGACGCTATTATGTAATAAAATTACAAAACAAGCTATCGTTAGCTAACATTGTTTTAGGAGACGCTATGAAGATTAGTTTTTTCAGCGCTAAGCGCTACGACCGCGAACATTTTGATGCCCAAAATACATCTTCAGCTTTTAGCATCGAGTATTTCGATACTGCCCTCTCGGCAAAAACTGCCCGCTTAGCCCATGGCGCTGATGCGGTATGTGCCTTTGTAAATGACGACTTGTCTGCCGCAACTTTGGAAGCCTTAGTCGAACACGGAATCCAACTTATACTGTTGCGCTGTGCGGGCTTTAACAATGTTGATCTCGCCAAAGCAGAGCAACTAGGCATTACTGTTTCACGCGTACCGGCTTACTCGCCGGAAGCAGTGGCCGAACATGCCATCGCGTTGATGATGACCTTAAACCGTCGTATTCACAAAGCCTACCAACGCACCCGCGATGCCAACTTCTCATTAGAAGGTTTAACTGGCATGAACATTTTCGGTAAAACCGCTGGAGTAATAGGCACCGGGAAAATCGGCTTAGCCACCGCGCGCATACTCAAGGGCTTTGGTTGCCGAGTCATTGCTTTTGACCCTTACCCAAATGACGCAGCTAAAGAGCTAGGCATAGAGTACGTAAGCATGGCAGAGCTACTGGCGCAATCAAACATTATTACCTTGCACTGCCCGCTTACCCCTGAGAATACTTACTTAATTGGTAAATCGGCCTTTAGTCAGATGAAAAAAGGCACTTTGCTAATCAACACGAGTCGCGGCAAACTGGTAGATTCTACGGCCTGTATTGAAGCACTAAAAGACGGGACATTAGGCGGCTTAGCTTTGGATGTGTATGAACATGAAAAAGAATTGTTCTTTGAAGATTTATCCGCCGAAGTTATTTTGGATGACGTGTTCCGCCGCTTGTCAGCTTGTCACAATGTTATCTTTACGGGTCATCAGGCCTTTTTAACCCAAGAAGCCTTGCAGAGCATTGCTGATACCACCTTGCTAAACGCTAATGCATTTAGCCAAGGGCAACGTAACGGCAATGAAGTAACCGCCGAAGTGGTAGACAACAGCTAATCTAGATTTTGGTGAAATACCCAAAAAAAACCATAAACTAAAGGCAGCATAAAGATGCTGCCTTTTTAGACTTAGATTGCACATCGGCTATAAGTTGGTTATGTGGACCATTGGTCCCAATGTAGACGGTTTGTTTGGCTTCGCCGCGCTTTGGCAAGTATGGTTATTAACCGCGGTATTAGCTGTTGTGTTGTACCTGCCTACACGCGCGTTCTCCCGCTATAAGCACACTAGCAAAAAAGCTTGGATAAAGTACTTTTAACTCTTCTGCTCCCATAAACAATAAAGCCGACTTTTAGTCGGCTTTATCCCCAATGCAGCTCCTTTTTGATTAAAACATACTATTGCCATTAGCACTGCCTTCTGGCACTTCTTGTATGCTGTCCCAATGCTCTACAATTTTGCCATTCTCATCAAAGCGGAAAAAATCCATGGTGACATATTGGTCATTTCCCGGCCAAATTTGGTGAGTATGTAATGCCACCATGTCACCTTCGGCAATACAGCGTAAGAACTTAATTTGTTTGTTGGGATAGTCGCGCTGCATTTCATCGAAGTAGTCTATAAAACCTTGCAAGCCATTTTTAACTAAAGGGTTATGCTGAATGTATTCATCTCCGACATACATTTTTACCGCCTTAGCTGGCTCACCCAAATAAGCCATTTGATAAAATGCCACGGCGTTAGCTTTATTCTGCTTTAACTGGCTGCCCATATCTTCTCCCAAGCAATCAAGTGATGTTATCTCAATAGTAGAACAAACTAGCCAGCACTAGCTTAACGCTTGGCTTGGATAAGACACTTCTAACACCAAACATTCTTGCTCACACGTAAATGGGCCATGAACCTCGCCCGGTGGTCGACTAGCGTAGTGCCCTGCTTCTAACCACAGGTCAAACGCCGCGTCATACAAACGGCCAGAGATAATGTAGATTTCTTCGGGATAAGTATGTGATTTAGCGCCAAAGGCTTTGGTATTTGCTCCAGCTTTAAAGCGAGTAAGGCGTGTATAGTCACCGGTGCTGTCATCTATGGCTAGGGTAAGCTGATGTAACTGCCCATCACTGCCCTCTATCTGTTCCCATTGGTTAGCATTGTTTGTAGCTAATACATTCCAGTATTGCGCGGTGGTTTTCATTAGCATCCTTAACATTTAAGTACTTAATGAACATAAGCTAAAAGATAGCGAGCTAATGCAATTTCGCAATCAACATTTAATGAACATAAACTAAAAGATAGCGAGCTAATACAATTTCGCAATCAACATTTAGTGAATAACAGCCACCAAAACCAAATATTTAATTGAGGGTATATCAAGGGTGTAGCTAGGGTCTGTTGATCTTTGCTGATGGTTTTTGCAGCAATTTATTAGCCATTTAGGCAAGGCAGTGAGTGAGCAGTTAAGTGGGCTTAATAATCACTCGCTAACGCTGAGTAAATGGCTAAGAAATGCTGCCCGAAGGGTTCGGGTAAGCGAACTTTACTCTTTGTTAAGCACTTCTTGCTTAGCCCACTAGGCTTCTAAGTGCTCGCCGCGATTAAAGCCCGCTTATCTCGAACAAAATTTCAACACCAAAGATCAACAGACCCTAACAACTAATCCTAAGATACAGTCAATAAAAAAGCCTCTTTAAGAGGCTTTTTATATCGTGCAACTACTGGTAGCTAATCTCACCCTTATCATCATAATCGGCGGCATTAACTGGGCTTTGCTGCTCTAAGTAAGCCTTAAGCACTTCGGCATCTACAAAGCCAGTGTCCACAAAGCCACTATGGTCTGTGATTTTAGGATAACCATCACCGCCAGTAGCATTAAAATTTGGAACAGTGAAACGGTACATACTGGCTTCATCTAAGGGTTTGCCTGCAATCACTACATCGCTCACTTTGCCATCAATTACTTTCATGCTAATGCCAGCAAATTGCGCGTAAGCACCGGTATCCACAGGCATAGCCGCAACTACCGATAAATACTCCATCACTTCTGCACCATTCATATCTACATAGGTAATGGTGTTAGAAAAAGGCTGTACGGTAAGTACGTCTTTATAGCTGATATCACCTGCCTCAATAGAGGCTCGAACACCACCAGAGTTCATTACTGCAAAATCAGCATTTACGCGTTCTTTATGGGCAGACGCAATTAATCGCCCTAGATTGGTTTGGCCAAAACGTACTTTGTCACGGTCACCCACTAAGCGGCCGCTTAGTTCAGCAATCTTAACATTAAGCTGCGCTTGGCCTTGTTCTTGGTATGGAGTTAACAAAGCCAGTACTTCGGGATTGTGGGCAATTTCCTCTTGCACAAACACCCGCTGTTTTTTGCCGTCTACTTTGATTTTTTTCTTTAAGTTAACCGGGATGAGTTTGTAGCTGTCTAAAGTAAACTCGCCGTTTTTAAACGTGTAATCGGCGCGCCCTACATATTTACCCCATTCATAGGCTTGGACGATCCAAGTGCCATTTTGTTGATCGGGTTTACATTCATCACCTGGCTTAAAAGTTTGGGTGTACATGTTGGGGCCTTCCATGCACACCGGCTCTTGCGAGTGGCCACCTACAATTAAATCTAACTCACCTTCGTTAAGTGAGCGCGCTAAACTTACATCTCCCGGCGCATTAACACCATGTTTAGCATTGGCATAGTGGCCCATATGAGTAACCGCAAACACTAAGTCGGGTTGGTGCTGCTGGTTAATCTCGGCAATCACTTTTTTAGCTTCTACTTTGGGATCTTCAAAGGCTAAATCCGCAACAGTATCTGGCAGTACCAGTTTATAGGTATCTTCGGTGGTGAAACCTACCACCGCCACTTTCACGCCTTGCAAGTCAAACATTTGATAGGCTTGAAACTTACGCTCTCCAGAGGATTTTGAATAGATGTTGGCGGATAAGAATGGAAAGTTAGCCCACTGTTGCTGCTTGGCTAACACCTCTAGGCTGTTATCAAACTCATGATTACCTATCGCCATGGCATCGTAACCCAACATATTCATGCCTTTGAAGTCTGGCTCGGCGTCTAATAAATCTGACTCAGGCACACCGGTGTTAATGTCACCTCCGGATAACAACAATACACTGCCCCCTTCGGCGGCCACTTCCTCTCGAATACTATCAATTAAGGTCTTCCGCGCTGCTAAGCCATACTCACCATATTTGTTGTGCCAAAAGCGGCCATGATGATCGTTAGTATGTAGTACGGTAATTTTATAGCTTTGATCGACTTGCCAAGTTTGCTCAGGGCTAGAGCTACAGGCTGCGAGTAGACCAGCCAATACAGAGGGAATAAATACGCGATAAATGAAAGGCTTCATCTTTCTTCCTTGATTCGATGGTTAGTAGGCTAATCATAGTTCAATAACAATCACTTACAAGCATAACAACCAGCATTAAAATGCCTAATTAGTGGCCTTATTTTGCATCTTAGCCAAAGGTGTTGATAACAAACACTTAAAAGATGAGAAACGCAAACTTGGCTTAGATCAAACAAACGCAAATGATAATGATTTACATTAAGGTTAAATAGTTATTTGAGTACAGCATGTCTACCATTGATCTCGCACCACCACAGCAATTGCCCGAAGCATTAACCGGCCAAGCCAGCCCTTCTCCATTACAATTTGCCTTCACCAAAAAAACTGGCGCTCATGCAAACCATGGCAAGCGTGAGTCTTTAAATGGCGAGCAAGCACACCAGATGCTAAGCAAGCAACTAAGCCAAAGCAAAGCGAGTCAGTTACCTCGCGCTATTTACATTCACATCCCGTTTTGTCGAGTTCGTTGCACCTTTTGTAACTTCTTCCAATACGCCAGCAATCAACAGATGATAGATGATTATTTTACGCTGTTAGAACAAGAGCTGATTGCTAAATCTCGCTACCCTTGGACACAAGCGAGAAGCTTTGATGCAGTCTATGTAGGTGGTGGAACACCCACTGATTTAAGCGCAGAGCAACTTAACCAGCTTGGGCAGCTTATTCATCGTTATTTTCCCTTAAGCGACAGCTGTGAAGTAACCCTAGAGGGCAGATTAAATCGCTTTGACGATCACAAGTTTGAGGCAGCACTTGCCGGTGGTTTCAATCGTTTTTCTTTTGGTGTACAAAGCTTTAACTCCAAAGTTCGCCGTGCTGCTAAACGCCTTGATAAGCGAGACTACATTGTAGAGCGCTTAAGCCAACTAACAGCCAGTAATCGCGCGACCATTGCGATAGACCTCATCTATGGTCTCCCCCACCAAACGCCAGAGAACTGGCAGCAAGACTTACAAGATGTGTTAGATACAGGCGCGCACGGTGTAGATTTATATCAATTGCTTACCTTTGGTGGCAGCGGCTTACAACGCAATATTGATGCGGGCCGTGAAGCCGTTCCTTTGAGCACCAGCGACAAAGCGTTAATGTACCAACAAGGGCATCAGTTCTTCGCCCAAAACGCTTTCCGACAGCTTAGTTATTGCCATTGGGCAAATGGAGAAAAAGAGCAGAGCCGCTATAACTCCTTAGCCAAACAGGGCGCCGAAATTTTGCCGATTGGCGCAGGAGCCGGTGGCAATATCAACGGTTACGCCTTAATGCAAACTCGAGATATAGATACTTGGCGCGCAGGCATAACAGAAAATAACTGGGCTTTTGAGCAGCTAAGTTTGCCGGCTAACAATGCTCAGCTAAAAGCAGCAATCACCAGTGCTTGTGATCAGGGGCTGATTGATGCAGATAAACTTCCCGATGGAAGAACGCTTTTTGAACATTGCCAACCCTTGTTTAAAGCTTGGCAAACAAATGGTCTAGTCAGTTTAACTGGCCAACAAGCCGCATTAACCATGGCAGGGCAA
The Agarivorans aestuarii DNA segment above includes these coding regions:
- the hutW gene encoding heme anaerobic degradation radical SAM methyltransferase ChuW/HutW — translated: MSTIDLAPPQQLPEALTGQASPSPLQFAFTKKTGAHANHGKRESLNGEQAHQMLSKQLSQSKASQLPRAIYIHIPFCRVRCTFCNFFQYASNQQMIDDYFTLLEQELIAKSRYPWTQARSFDAVYVGGGTPTDLSAEQLNQLGQLIHRYFPLSDSCEVTLEGRLNRFDDHKFEAALAGGFNRFSFGVQSFNSKVRRAAKRLDKRDYIVERLSQLTASNRATIAIDLIYGLPHQTPENWQQDLQDVLDTGAHGVDLYQLLTFGGSGLQRNIDAGREAVPLSTSDKALMYQQGHQFFAQNAFRQLSYCHWANGEKEQSRYNSLAKQGAEILPIGAGAGGNINGYALMQTRDIDTWRAGITENNWAFEQLSLPANNAQLKAAITSACDQGLIDADKLPDGRTLFEHCQPLFKAWQTNGLVSLTGQQAALTMAGQFWSVNLANAMTQYLQMYPLSTGQ